The following proteins are encoded in a genomic region of Zea mays cultivar B73 chromosome 9, Zm-B73-REFERENCE-NAM-5.0, whole genome shotgun sequence:
- the LOC118473347 gene encoding NADH-ubiquinone oxidoreductase chain 5 isoform X1, whose translation MYLLIVFLPLLGSSVAGFFGRFLGSEGTAIMTTTCVSFSSILSLIAFYEVALGASACYLRIAPWISSEMFDASWGFLFDSLTVVMLIVVTFISSLVHLYSISYMSEDPHSPRFMCYLSIFTFFMLMLVTGDNFLQLFLGWEGVGLASYLLIHFWFTRLQADKAAIKAMLVNRVGDFGLALGIFGCFTLFQTVDFSTIFACASAPRNEWIFCNMRFNAITLICILLFIGAVGKSAQIGLHTWLPDAMEGPTPVSALIHAATMVTAGVFMIARCSPLFEYSPTALIVITFAGAMTSFLAATTGILQNDLKRVIAYSTCSQLGYMIFACGISNYSVSVFHLMNHAFFKALLFLSAGSVIHAMSDEQDMRKMGGLASSFPLTYAMMLMGSLSLIGFPFLTGFYSKDVILELAYTKYTISGNFAFWLGSVSVLFTSYYSFRLLFLTFLVPTNSFGRDRLRCHDAPIPMAIPLILLALGSLFVGYLAKV comes from the exons ATGTATCTACTTATTGTCTTTTTGCCTTTGCTCGGTAGTTCCGTAGCCGGTTTTTTCGGACGTTTTCTAGGATCTGAAGGAACCGCTATAATGACCACCACGTGCGTTTCATTTTCTTCGATCTTATCTTTGATTGCTTTTTATGAAGTCGCACTGGGAGCTAGTGCTTGCTATCTCAGAATAGCTCCATGGATCTCATCGGAAATGTTTGATGCTTCTTGGGGCTTCT TGTTCGATAGCCTGACCGTAGTGATGTTAATTGTGGTTACATTCATAAGTAGCTTGGTCCATCTTTATTCCATTTCATATATGTCTGAGGATCCGCATAGCCCTCGATTTATGTGTTATTTATCCATTTTTACTTTTTTTATGCTAATGTTGGTGACTGGAGATAACTTTCTTCAATTATTCCTGGGATGGGAGGGAGTAGGTCTTGCTTCATATTTGTTAATTCATTTCTGGTTTACACGACTTCAGGCGGATAAAGCAGCTATAAAAGCTATGCTTGTCAATCGAGTAGGTGATTTTGGATTAGCTCTTGGGATTTTTGGTTGTTTTACTCTCTTTCAAACAGTAGACTTTTCAACCATTTTTGCTTGTGCTAGTGCTCCCAGAAATGAATGGATTTTTTGCAATATGAGATTTAATGCCATAACTCTGATTTGTATTTTACTTTTTATTGGTGCAGTTGGGAAATCTGCACAGATAGGATTGCATACTTGGTTACCCGATGCAATGGAGGGTCCCACTCCAGTATCTGCTTTGATTCATGCAGCTACTATGGTCACTGCTGGCGTTTTCATGATAGCAAGGTGCTCCCCTTTATTTGAATACTCACCTACGGCTTTGATTGTTATTACTTTTGCGGGAGCTATGACGTCATTCCTTGCGGCAACCACTGGAATATTACAGAACGATCTAAAGAGGGTCATAGCTTATTCAACTTGCAGTCAATTAGGCTATATGATCTTTGCTTGCGGCATCTCTAACTATTCGGTTAGCGTCTTTCACTTAATGAATCACGCGTTTTTCAAAGCATTACTCTTCCTGAGTGCGGGTTCGGTGATTCATGCCATGTCGGATGAGCAAGATATGCGGAAGATGGGGGGGCTTGCCTCCTCCTTTCCTTTGACCTATGCCATGATGCTCATGGGCAGCTTATCTCTTATTGGATTTCCTTTTCTAACTGGATTTTATTCCAAAGATGTGATCTTAGAGCTCGCTTACACAAAGTATACCATCAGTGGGAACTTTGCTTTCTGGTTGGGAAGTGTCTCTGTCCTTTTCACTTCTTATTACTCCTTTCGTTTACTATTTCTAACATTTCTAGTACCAACTAATTCATTCGGGCGAGACAGATTACGATGTCATGATGCGCCCATTCCTATGGCCATTCCTTTAATACTTTTGGCTCTCGGGAGTCTCTTTGTAGGATACTTGGCCAAAGTGTGA
- the LOC118473347 gene encoding NADH-ubiquinone oxidoreductase chain 5 isoform X2 — MLIVVTFISSLVHLYSISYMSEDPHSPRFMCYLSIFTFFMLMLVTGDNFLQLFLGWEGVGLASYLLIHFWFTRLQADKAAIKAMLVNRVGDFGLALGIFGCFTLFQTVDFSTIFACASAPRNEWIFCNMRFNAITLICILLFIGAVGKSAQIGLHTWLPDAMEGPTPVSALIHAATMVTAGVFMIARCSPLFEYSPTALIVITFAGAMTSFLAATTGILQNDLKRVIAYSTCSQLGYMIFACGISNYSVSVFHLMNHAFFKALLFLSAGSVIHAMSDEQDMRKMGGLASSFPLTYAMMLMGSLSLIGFPFLTGFYSKDVILELAYTKYTISGNFAFWLGSVSVLFTSYYSFRLLFLTFLVPTNSFGRDRLRCHDAPIPMAIPLILLALGSLFVGYLAKV; from the coding sequence ATGTTAATTGTGGTTACATTCATAAGTAGCTTGGTCCATCTTTATTCCATTTCATATATGTCTGAGGATCCGCATAGCCCTCGATTTATGTGTTATTTATCCATTTTTACTTTTTTTATGCTAATGTTGGTGACTGGAGATAACTTTCTTCAATTATTCCTGGGATGGGAGGGAGTAGGTCTTGCTTCATATTTGTTAATTCATTTCTGGTTTACACGACTTCAGGCGGATAAAGCAGCTATAAAAGCTATGCTTGTCAATCGAGTAGGTGATTTTGGATTAGCTCTTGGGATTTTTGGTTGTTTTACTCTCTTTCAAACAGTAGACTTTTCAACCATTTTTGCTTGTGCTAGTGCTCCCAGAAATGAATGGATTTTTTGCAATATGAGATTTAATGCCATAACTCTGATTTGTATTTTACTTTTTATTGGTGCAGTTGGGAAATCTGCACAGATAGGATTGCATACTTGGTTACCCGATGCAATGGAGGGTCCCACTCCAGTATCTGCTTTGATTCATGCAGCTACTATGGTCACTGCTGGCGTTTTCATGATAGCAAGGTGCTCCCCTTTATTTGAATACTCACCTACGGCTTTGATTGTTATTACTTTTGCGGGAGCTATGACGTCATTCCTTGCGGCAACCACTGGAATATTACAGAACGATCTAAAGAGGGTCATAGCTTATTCAACTTGCAGTCAATTAGGCTATATGATCTTTGCTTGCGGCATCTCTAACTATTCGGTTAGCGTCTTTCACTTAATGAATCACGCGTTTTTCAAAGCATTACTCTTCCTGAGTGCGGGTTCGGTGATTCATGCCATGTCGGATGAGCAAGATATGCGGAAGATGGGGGGGCTTGCCTCCTCCTTTCCTTTGACCTATGCCATGATGCTCATGGGCAGCTTATCTCTTATTGGATTTCCTTTTCTAACTGGATTTTATTCCAAAGATGTGATCTTAGAGCTCGCTTACACAAAGTATACCATCAGTGGGAACTTTGCTTTCTGGTTGGGAAGTGTCTCTGTCCTTTTCACTTCTTATTACTCCTTTCGTTTACTATTTCTAACATTTCTAGTACCAACTAATTCATTCGGGCGAGACAGATTACGATGTCATGATGCGCCCATTCCTATGGCCATTCCTTTAATACTTTTGGCTCTCGGGAGTCTCTTTGTAGGATACTTGGCCAAAGTGTGA